One part of the Gammaproteobacteria bacterium genome encodes these proteins:
- the folK gene encoding 2-amino-4-hydroxy-6-hydroxymethyldihydropteridinepyrophosphokinase has protein sequence MRVYISLGSNLNCPVAQIWRALGECARLPDSRLIAYSRFYLNPAMDFPGQPHQPDYVNAVAALETHLSPRVLLNLLWKLEQRHQRTRQRRWGPRTLDLDLLLYGHLRLNRYELILPHPGLHLRPFVLYPLAELKPNLTIPGRGRLSQLIVRRNSFGLHPLPPWWKRCPSRIQ, from the coding sequence GTGCGAGTTTATATCAGCCTGGGAAGTAATTTGAACTGCCCCGTGGCGCAAATCTGGCGCGCCCTCGGGGAATGCGCACGACTCCCTGATAGTCGCCTGATTGCCTATTCCCGATTTTATCTTAATCCAGCGATGGATTTCCCCGGTCAACCGCACCAACCAGATTATGTAAACGCGGTCGCTGCGCTTGAAACCCATCTATCTCCTCGCGTCCTGCTTAATTTACTATGGAAGCTGGAGCAGCGGCATCAACGAACACGACAACGACGCTGGGGTCCCCGCACCCTAGATCTGGACCTTTTGCTCTACGGTCACTTACGCCTGAACCGATACGAATTGATCCTTCCTCATCCTGGCCTGCACTTACGTCCCTTTGTTCTTTATCCTTTAGCAGAATTGAAACCAAATTTGACAATTCCAGGAAGAGGTCGTTTATCACAACTGATCGTCAGACGTAACTCTTTTGGATTACATCCCCTTCCGCCCTGGTGGAAACGTTGTCCATCACGGATTCAATAG